One genomic region from Larimichthys crocea isolate SSNF unplaced genomic scaffold, L_crocea_2.0 scaffold461, whole genome shotgun sequence encodes:
- the fkbp2 gene encoding peptidyl-prolyl cis-trans isomerase FKBP2 codes for MRLVLLVAVTVLSLSPAAVSGAEKKKLQIGIKKRVDNCPMKSRKGDVLNMHYTGKLEDGTEFDSSIPRDRPFTFTLGTGQVIKGWDQGLLGMCEGEKRKLVIPAELGYGDRGAPPKIPGGATLIFEVELLSIERRSDL; via the coding sequence ATGCGCCTGGTTCTGTTGGTCGCCGTGACCGTGCTGTCTCTGAGCCCGGCGGCGGTCAGCGGAGccgagaagaagaagctgcagatCGGGATCAAGAAGCGGGTGGACAACTGCCCCATGAAGTCCCGCAAAGGAGACGTGCTGAACATGCACTACACGGGCAAGCTGGAGGATGGCACCGAGTTCGACAGCAGCATTCCCCGCGACAGACCCTTCACCTTCACCCTGGGCACCGGTCAGGTGATCAAAGGCTGGGACCAGGGTCTGCTGGGTATGTGCGAGGGCGAGAAGAGGAAGCTGGTCATCCCCGCCGAGCTGGGCTACGGAGACCGGGGAGCTCCCCCGAAGATTCCCGGAGGAGCGACGCTGATCTTCGAAGTGGAGCTGCTCAGCATCGAGAGGAGATCCGACCTTTGA